From the Marinobacter sp. es.048 genome, the window TCGACATGGTTCTGTCTGCCTTGATGTCTTTTTACAGGATCGCCGAATTTAACGGCATGTTCCCCCAATGGTGCGTGCTTGTTTTGTTCAGATCAACACTTTTTGACAATCTTCCCTGTTGTCCATTGGTCGTAAAAAGACGGCAAATGAATCGAAACGGTATCTTTCCGCTGATGACAATCATTGTCGTGAACGGCGTCCTGAACTTCTATACGACGTTGGTTTCATAAAAGGTAGCAGCCGGGCAGCGCCTGGGCCACGCCCGACCGAAATTTGTCTGGAGAGTTCTGGGGAGAGATTGGTGTCGGCGCGGCCCGAATTCAGGAATCGGCCAGCGTCACACAGTTGCGGCCAAGTTCCTTCGAGGTATAGAGCGCACGGTCCGCCCGCTCGCACAATGCCTGGGAGTTGTCGTCATCCCACGCTGCGATACCGCAGCTGAAAGTGACATTGAACTCCCGGTCGCCGGCCGGCTGTTGCAGCTCGGAGAACCGCTCGCGGATTTCGTTAAGCACGTTGCGGGCATCGCTGGGGCGAGTGTTGGGCAGGATGATGGCGAATTCCTCTCCGCCATATCGGCCAATGTGATCGGTCTTGCGCAGGCGTTGTTTGAGGAACATCGACAGGCTTCTCAGTACCCGGTCGCCGATCGGATGGCCAAAGGTGTCGTTCACTTTCTTGAAATAGTCGATGTCGATCATCGCGAAGCACAGCGGTTGGTCTTTCTGGCGCGCCCGCACAATTTCCTGGTCCAGCAGGTGAAGGGTATGGGTGTGGTTGAACAGACCAGTCAGGCTGTCACGGATCATCAGCGCCAGCAGCGATCGGGCACGGCGCCCACGATTGTGGATCGTGGCTATCAGGTGCTTCGGGTCGATTGGTTTGGTCAGGAAATCGTCGCCCCCGAGGCTCATGGCATGGAGTTGTTTGCTGACGTCTTCTTCAGCAGACAGGTAGATAATGGGCACGCTGTGGAAGCGGTCCTGCTGGCGGATGACGCGGGCGATTTCCATGCCGGTGCAGCCCGGCATATACATGTCCAGGATGATGATCTCCGGAGAGAATTCCTCCAGGGCGTGGATGATCTGCATCGGATCGGTGATGATGTGGGCGGTCATGCCGGCTTTCTTCAACACCGTTTCCATGTACTTGGCCTGGGCCCGGGAGTCATCCAGAACCAGAACCTTGTAGGGCTCCACGGTGCTGCCGTGGGTGTAGGTCTCGATTTTTTCGATCAGCTGCCCGGGATCGACGGCAGGATAGAAGAACTCTTCCCCGCCGCAGCGGGAAGCCTGCAGACGAGTCTCGATGGAGCCATCTTCGTCACTCATGAAGATAATGGGGATGGGCGTGTCGTGCCGTTCCTGCAGGCGTTCGATGGTAGTAATGCCGCCATTGGGCGAGCCGCCAAAATTGACGTCTACCAGGATGGTTTCCGGCTTGTGCAGTGCGCAGGCTTCGGTCAGTTCATCGGCATTGGCAAAGGCCGATGCCCGGAAGCCGAAGAATTCCAGCTGGCGGATCAGGCGGGCTGCCATTTCCTGGTTGGCCAGGGCAATGTAGACCGGGGTGCGACGGAACTGGTGGGGCGACTCGGAACTGTTGAGGTCGGTCCTGCGCAGCG encodes:
- a CDS encoding diguanylate cyclase, giving the protein MNDESQKEKLRQHFARRVTTQARIVLDTWQKIHEDRDKAAAHRNEFAAAADKLVRYAQRFEMDSHAKAGQTTLELINQWEPGSALNESLERQLQDAIETLSQSTLRRTDLNSSESPHQFRRTPVYIALANQEMAARLIRQLEFFGFRASAFANADELTEACALHKPETILVDVNFGGSPNGGITTIERLQERHDTPIPIIFMSDEDGSIETRLQASRCGGEEFFYPAVDPGQLIEKIETYTHGSTVEPYKVLVLDDSRAQAKYMETVLKKAGMTAHIITDPMQIIHALEEFSPEIIILDMYMPGCTGMEIARVIRQQDRFHSVPIIYLSAEEDVSKQLHAMSLGGDDFLTKPIDPKHLIATIHNRGRRARSLLALMIRDSLTGLFNHTHTLHLLDQEIVRARQKDQPLCFAMIDIDYFKKVNDTFGHPIGDRVLRSLSMFLKQRLRKTDHIGRYGGEEFAIILPNTRPSDARNVLNEIRERFSELQQPAGDREFNVTFSCGIAAWDDDNSQALCERADRALYTSKELGRNCVTLADS